The window CGGGCCGGCCGCAAGGGGCCTGGTCAGCCGCTCGCCGTTGCACCAGGCGCCGGAGCCGAGCTCGGCGGTGTAACAGGTGGCGGTGGCCGGCTGCCAGATCCAGGAGGCGACGGTCTGCCCGGACCGGACCAGCGAGGCCATCACGGCGTAGTCGGGGCGGCCGGCGATGAAGTTCGAGGTGCCGTCGACCGGGTCGACCAGCCAGGCGGCGGGCTCCGTGTGGAGGGCCAGCGCGAGCGACGGATCGGCGGACACGGCCTCCTCGCCGACCACCGGGACGGGCAGCAGCTCGCGCAGTCGCCGTTCGATGATCACCTCGGCCTCGCGGTCGGCGATCGTCACGACCTCGCCGGGGGCCTTCTCCATGACCTCGCCGGCTGCCAGCGCGCGGAACCGCGGCTCCACCACCTCGGCGCACGCCTCGGCGAGAATCTCCGCCACCCTGTCCATCAGCACGTTGCGCGCTCCCTTCGCTGGCTACCACTTTCGCACGTCAGTGCGGTGTTGACCTTCGCCAGCCCCCGGAGCGCCCGTCGCGGGCGCCGGGCGGCGGGCCGGGGGACGCGCTCCCGGTCCGCCGCCCGGCCGCCGTCAGCCGTCCTCGCCCAGGTAGTGGAAGCCCGGGCGGGGGTGCATCAGGAACTCGTGGTGCGAGATGTTCCACGCGTAGGCGCCGGCCATCGCGAAGAGCACCCGGTCCGCGGTCCGCAGGCCCCGCGCCGCCGGGGCGGCGTGCGCGAGGACGTCCTTCGGGGTGCAGAGCTGCCCGGCCAGGGTGGCCCGGCCGGTGGTGACGGCCGGGCGCGGCCACGGGTGCGGCCAGGCGTCGACCGGCAGCACGGCGAACGGCTGGTCGTGCCCCCGGGTGGCCGGGGTGCGCAGGTGGTGGGTGCCGCCGCGGACCACCGCGAAGTCCTCGCCGTGGCTCTGCTTCACGTCCAGCACCTCGGTGGCGTACCAGCCGCAGTACGCGGTCAGCGCGCGGCCCGGCTCGATCCGCAGGGTCGGCCCCGGGTGGCGCTCCAGCAGCTTCGCCAGGCCCTCGCCGAAGGCCGTCCAGTCGAAGCGGGCCCGGGGGTCCGCGTAGTCGACGGCCATGCCGCCGCCCACGTTGACCTCCGCCAGCGCGAAGCCGTGCCGCCGGGCCGTGCGGGCCGACCACTCGACGATCTGCCCGGCGACGGCGAGCTGCTCCGCCGCCGCCAGCCCGCTCGCCAGGTGGGCGTGCACGCCGCGCAGCCTCAGCCGGGGGAGCAGCGGGCCGAAGGGCCCGAGCGGGTCGGTCAGCAGCCGGGCGCAGGCCTCGGCGCGGTCCGGGTCCAGCCCGAACGGGGTCGGGCGGCCGCCCATCGCGAGCGCCACCGTGTCCAGCGCGC of the Kitasatospora sp. NBC_01246 genome contains:
- a CDS encoding inositol monophosphatase family protein codes for the protein MDRVAEILAEACAEVVEPRFRALAAGEVMEKAPGEVVTIADREAEVIIERRLRELLPVPVVGEEAVSADPSLALALHTEPAAWLVDPVDGTSNFIAGRPDYAVMASLVRSGQTVASWIWQPATATCYTAELGSGAWCNGERLTRPLAAGPPTEWRGSLKSRFLEPELRRTLEANAAAGFGEITPGRNAAGIEYPDLVDGALDFILYWRTLPWDHAPGSLLVTEAGGVSARLDGKPYRPEAPGGEEGLLVAADPECWERARAVLFGR
- a CDS encoding type III PLP-dependent enzyme → MTDAVRRHVAALAPEALPAYVYDLAALRAHAAAVRAALPARVELYYAAKANPEAPVLAALRAAVDGYEVSSGGELAHVRQAVPDAPLAFGGPGKTPAEIVAALDAGVHRWHVESEQELYRLAAALTDRPDAAVDVLLRVNLPVGAGALDTVALAMGGRPTPFGLDPDRAEACARLLTDPLGPFGPLLPRLRLRGVHAHLASGLAAAEQLAVAGQIVEWSARTARRHGFALAEVNVGGGMAVDYADPRARFDWTAFGEGLAKLLERHPGPTLRIEPGRALTAYCGWYATEVLDVKQSHGEDFAVVRGGTHHLRTPATRGHDQPFAVLPVDAWPHPWPRPAVTTGRATLAGQLCTPKDVLAHAAPAARGLRTADRVLFAMAGAYAWNISHHEFLMHPRPGFHYLGEDG